From one Camelus dromedarius isolate mCamDro1 unplaced genomic scaffold, mCamDro1.pat HAP1_SCAFFOLD_197, whole genome shotgun sequence genomic stretch:
- the LOC135320581 gene encoding GDP-fucose protein O-fucosyltransferase 2-like isoform X4, producing MVTGATLCAGRRALLGRVAGSGSVQLPGTMAVLAAGDGGLLGRATSSGLVSRRPTSCLGRRPTDGKPRYLLCDFNPPEGFNLRRNVCIHIAFLLKTLLKMEETVLVLFPWGHLYHWQSPDPWSDSFDLPSLNRNIPDIEYEQFIAGL from the exons atggttacaggcgccacgctctgcgcgggccggcgtgcgcttctggggcgggtagcgggctccggaagtgtgcagctgcccgggaccatggcggtgcttgctgctggggatggcggcttgctcggccgggcgactagttctggcctggtcagtcggcggccgacatcctgtctggggcggcgtcccacagacggtaaac ccaggtaccttctgtgtgacttcaaccctccagagggcttcaacctccgtaggaacgtctgcatccacattgccttcctcctgaagaccctgctgaagatggaggagacggtactggtgctattcccttggggccacctctaccactggcagagccccgatccctggtccgactcctttgacctcccaagtctcaacagaaacatccctgacattgagtacgagcagttcattgcag
- the LOC135320581 gene encoding GDP-fucose protein O-fucosyltransferase 2-like isoform X1 — protein sequence MVTGATLCAGRRALLGRVAGSGSVQLPGTMAVLAAGDGGLLGRATSSGLVSRRPTSCLGRRPTDGKPRYLLCDFNPPEGFNLRRNVCIHIAFLLKTLLKMEETVLVLFPWGHLYHWQSPDPWSDSFDLPSLNRNIPDIEYEQFIAGTLCS from the exons atggttacaggcgccacgctctgcgcgggccggcgtgcgcttctggggcgggtagcgggctccggaagtgtgcagctgcccgggaccatggcggtgcttgctgctggggatggcggcttgctcggccgggcgactagttctggcctggtcagtcggcggccgacatcctgtctggggcggcgtcccacagacggtaaac ccaggtaccttctgtgtgacttcaaccctccagagggcttcaacctccgtaggaacgtctgcatccacattgccttcctcctgaagaccctgctgaagatggaggagacggtactggtgctattcccttggggccacctctaccactggcagagccccgatccctggtccgactcctttgacctcccaagtctcaacagaaacatccctgacattgagtacgagcagttcattgcag
- the LOC135320581 gene encoding GDP-fucose protein O-fucosyltransferase 2-like isoform X3, whose translation MVTGATLCAGRRALLGRVAGSGSVQLPGTMAVLAAGDGGLLGRATSSGLVSRRPTSCLGRRPTDARYLLCDFNPPEGFNLRRNVCIHIAFLLKTLLKMEETVLVLFPWGHLYHWQSPDPWSDSFDLPSLNRNIPDIEYEQFIAGTLCS comes from the exons atggttacaggcgccacgctctgcgcgggccggcgtgcgcttctggggcgggtagcgggctccggaagtgtgcagctgcccgggaccatggcggtgcttgctgctggggatggcggcttgctcggccgggcgactagttctggcctggtcagtcggcggccgacatcctgtctggggcggcgtcccacagacg ccaggtaccttctgtgtgacttcaaccctccagagggcttcaacctccgtaggaacgtctgcatccacattgccttcctcctgaagaccctgctgaagatggaggagacggtactggtgctattcccttggggccacctctaccactggcagagccccgatccctggtccgactcctttgacctcccaagtctcaacagaaacatccctgacattgagtacgagcagttcattgcag
- the LOC135320581 gene encoding GDP-fucose protein O-fucosyltransferase 2-like isoform X2, whose translation MVTGATLCAGRRALLGRVAGSGSVQLPGTMAVLAAGDGGLLGRATSSGLVSRRPTSCLGRRPTDGKPRYLLCDFNPPEGFNLRRNVCIHIAFLLKTLLKMEETVLVLFPWGHLYHWQSPDPWSDSFDLPSLNRNIPDIEYEQFIAGFTW comes from the exons atggttacaggcgccacgctctgcgcgggccggcgtgcgcttctggggcgggtagcgggctccggaagtgtgcagctgcccgggaccatggcggtgcttgctgctggggatggcggcttgctcggccgggcgactagttctggcctggtcagtcggcggccgacatcctgtctggggcggcgtcccacagacggtaaac ccaggtaccttctgtgtgacttcaaccctccagagggcttcaacctccgtaggaacgtctgcatccacattgccttcctcctgaagaccctgctgaagatggaggagacggtactggtgctattcccttggggccacctctaccactggcagagccccgatccctggtccgactcctttgacctcccaagtctcaacagaaacatccctgacattgagtacgagcagttcattgcag